The Chthoniobacterales bacterium genome window below encodes:
- a CDS encoding ElyC/SanA/YdcF family protein translates to MKRWIARLLRLAALAVGAVVLGWLLCELAVEIAAWGRCYDRLELVPARKVGLVLGTSKYLTSGGPNLHYQYRIDAAAELFKAGKVEKLIVSGNGTDAYYNEPRMMREDLVARGVPADRILSDEAGLRTFDSVVRAAEVFGAPDCIVVSQPSHNERAIFIGRTRGQDMIGWNARIVDARTDPRTAIRERLARVLAVIDVLDVALFNEKPTLTPSGKALSRGASAR, encoded by the coding sequence ATGAAACGCTGGATCGCCCGCCTCCTTCGCCTCGCCGCTCTGGCGGTGGGCGCCGTCGTGCTCGGGTGGCTCCTCTGTGAACTGGCGGTGGAGATTGCGGCCTGGGGGCGGTGCTATGATCGGCTGGAACTCGTGCCAGCGCGCAAGGTGGGCCTCGTGCTGGGCACCTCGAAATATCTCACTTCCGGCGGCCCGAACCTGCATTATCAATACCGGATCGATGCCGCCGCCGAACTGTTCAAGGCTGGCAAGGTCGAGAAGCTGATCGTGAGTGGAAACGGGACGGATGCCTATTACAATGAGCCGCGGATGATGCGCGAGGACCTCGTCGCGCGCGGCGTGCCGGCGGATCGTATCCTTTCCGACGAGGCCGGGTTGCGCACCTTCGATTCCGTCGTGCGCGCAGCGGAGGTGTTCGGAGCGCCCGATTGCATCGTGGTGTCCCAGCCTTCGCACAACGAACGCGCGATCTTCATTGGCCGGACACGCGGCCAGGACATGATCGGATGGAATGCCCGCATCGTGGATGCGCGGACCGATCCCCGCACCGCGATCCGGGAGCGATTGGCTCGCGTGCTGGCGGTGATCGACGTTCTGGATGTGGCTTTGTTCAACGAAAAACCGACGCTGACTCCGAGTGGAAAGGCACTATCGCGGGGCGCGTCTGCACGCTAG
- a CDS encoding DNA starvation/stationary phase protection protein, whose translation MSTQTVSKPTSSAVSAALQTLLADSYALMGQTHLAHWNVEGPNFFQLHVAFQGQYEELFEAIDEIAERLRALDVYAPGGLVTLAKSSTIQEFSVGAAPAKDFVAHLAESHEILVAGALELRKAAEAAADLETQDLAIKRIQTHEKTLWMLKSFLKNL comes from the coding sequence ATGAGCACTCAAACCGTCTCCAAGCCCACCTCGTCCGCCGTCTCCGCCGCTCTCCAAACTCTTCTCGCCGATTCCTACGCACTGATGGGCCAGACTCATCTCGCTCACTGGAACGTCGAAGGCCCGAACTTCTTCCAGCTTCACGTCGCCTTTCAGGGCCAATACGAAGAGCTTTTCGAAGCCATCGACGAAATCGCCGAGCGCCTGCGCGCCCTCGACGTTTACGCCCCCGGCGGCCTCGTCACCCTCGCCAAAAGTTCCACCATTCAGGAATTTTCCGTCGGCGCCGCTCCCGCAAAGGACTTCGTCGCTCACCTCGCAGAATCCCACGAGATTCTCGTCGCCGGTGCCCTCGAACTCCGTAAGGCCGCAGAGGCCGCCGCGGATCTGGAGACCCAGGACCTCGCCATCAAGCGCATCCAGACCCACGAGAAAACTCTTTGGATGCTCAAGAGCTTCCTGAAGAACCTCTAA
- a CDS encoding ABC transporter ATP-binding protein — translation MSHAPLLRATGLRRSFKIGRRAIDVLRGIDLEVAAGETVFLCGASGAGKTTLLYTLAGLERPEAGEVLFEDTSVYGIGAARLSQLRNSRMGFVFQSYFLLPELTALENVLVPAMIGRCEAAERAQALLERVGLADRMHHLPAELSGGEQQRVAIARALMNDPSVLFADEPTGNLDSQTGESIIELLLGLGRTDRRTILVVTHDANLARRGDRILRIEDGVIAA, via the coding sequence ATGTCCCACGCTCCGCTGCTTCGCGCCACCGGTCTCCGGCGCTCCTTCAAAATCGGTCGCCGCGCCATCGACGTCCTGCGGGGAATCGATCTCGAGGTGGCCGCCGGGGAGACCGTTTTTCTCTGCGGAGCGTCGGGCGCCGGCAAGACGACCCTGCTCTACACGTTGGCTGGCCTGGAGCGCCCCGAGGCCGGGGAAGTCCTTTTCGAAGACACGAGCGTATATGGAATCGGTGCCGCGCGATTGTCGCAGCTCCGCAATTCGCGGATGGGGTTCGTTTTTCAATCCTACTTTCTTCTGCCGGAACTGACCGCCCTCGAGAACGTGCTCGTGCCCGCCATGATCGGACGGTGCGAGGCCGCGGAGCGCGCGCAGGCGTTGCTCGAGCGCGTGGGGCTGGCCGATCGCATGCATCACCTGCCGGCGGAGTTGAGTGGCGGAGAGCAGCAGCGCGTGGCCATCGCTCGCGCTCTGATGAACGATCCCAGCGTGCTTTTCGCGGATGAGCCCACGGGCAACCTCGATTCGCAGACCGGCGAATCGATCATCGAATTGCTGCTCGGCCTGGGACGCACGGACCGCCGCACAATTCTTGTCGTCACGCACGATGCGAACCTCGCCCGCCGCGGGGATCGCATTCTTCGCATCGAAGACGGCGTGATCGCCGCCTGA
- a CDS encoding oxygenase MpaB family protein, whose protein sequence is MKDPGDEADEFLFRPDSQIWRLSREHALLLGGPAAAILQVAHPEVAAGVAAHSEFRSDAMGRLRRTLDAVYTITFATRAEADATSRRVAAIHARVQGNHPVAYNAFSPAAQMWVLATLISVGTGIFEQVISPLSDGEREEHYRDMRIFGRCFGLDPAYGPQTEREFRAYYAAMLNGPELASIPLCREVAWAVARPAAPGWMGALAVPFGGLIAETLPSPVRERLGFHSTAVSRIMLTATMASLRTILPVLPDRIRFTSHFLKAQKRIGR, encoded by the coding sequence ATGAAGGATCCCGGCGACGAAGCGGACGAGTTTCTGTTTCGACCGGATTCGCAAATCTGGCGCCTCAGCCGGGAACATGCGCTTTTGCTTGGCGGCCCGGCGGCGGCAATCCTGCAAGTCGCTCATCCCGAGGTGGCCGCCGGAGTCGCCGCCCACAGCGAGTTTCGGTCCGATGCAATGGGCCGGCTGCGACGCACGCTCGACGCGGTTTACACGATCACGTTTGCGACCCGCGCCGAGGCGGACGCGACGAGCCGGCGCGTTGCGGCCATTCACGCTCGCGTGCAGGGAAATCACCCGGTGGCCTACAATGCCTTCTCGCCTGCCGCGCAGATGTGGGTGCTCGCCACCCTGATCAGCGTCGGCACCGGGATCTTCGAACAAGTGATTTCGCCACTATCGGACGGAGAACGGGAGGAGCACTATCGGGACATGCGGATCTTCGGCCGCTGTTTTGGGCTCGATCCGGCTTATGGGCCCCAGACGGAACGGGAATTCCGTGCGTATTATGCGGCGATGCTGAATGGTCCGGAGCTGGCGTCCATCCCGCTTTGCCGCGAGGTCGCATGGGCCGTGGCCCGACCGGCGGCGCCGGGCTGGATGGGGGCGCTGGCGGTCCCTTTCGGCGGTCTCATTGCGGAGACGCTGCCATCGCCGGTGCGCGAGCGACTGGGTTTTCACAGCACTGCGGTGTCCCGGATCATGCTGACCGCGACCATGGCCAGCTTGCGGACGATCCTGCCGGTGCTCCCCGATCGAATCCGCTTCACCTCCCATTTCCTGAAGGCGCAAAAACGAATCGGAAGATAA
- a CDS encoding VOC family protein, giving the protein MVKKLLHTRYRVTDLEKTISFYRDVLGLEMTRRSKSPRGSELVFFKTPGSDVEIEICKFDESGPVQVGPDLTHLAFQVDDIEAFAKHSAALGYPLSDGPTRTSSGSVIAFIDAPEGYEVELIQR; this is encoded by the coding sequence ATGGTCAAAAAGCTTCTCCACACGCGCTACCGCGTCACCGATCTCGAGAAAACCATCAGCTTTTACCGCGACGTTCTCGGCCTGGAAATGACCCGTCGGAGCAAGAGTCCCCGCGGCTCGGAACTCGTCTTCTTCAAGACCCCCGGAAGCGACGTCGAGATCGAGATCTGCAAGTTCGACGAAAGCGGTCCGGTGCAGGTCGGCCCCGACCTCACCCATCTCGCATTTCAGGTGGATGACATCGAGGCATTCGCAAAGCACTCCGCCGCCCTTGGTTATCCCCTCAGCGACGGCCCCACCAGGACGTCGAGTGGCTCCGTGATCGCCTTCATCGACGCCCCGGAGGGCTACGAAGTGGAGCTGATTCAGCGGTGA